The Methanobrevibacter sp. TLL-48-HuF1 genomic sequence TCTATAACCGTTTCCAGTACTTGTTGTATTTTCTTTATTTGCTGTGTAAATATCATACATAAATGATTTTAAAACACCATTTTCTACAAGGTTGGTTTTTTTGGATACAGTTCCTTCACCGTCACATTTTGCAGAATACATTCCTTTTTCTAAAGTGGCATCATTTGTTATTGATAAGTTAGGGCTTACAATTTCACTATTCATTTTGTCATGAAGTATGGACCTTCGTCTTTGAACGTTTTCTCCATTGAATGCTGCTAAAAAAGTAGATAAAAGACCAGTAGCAGCATAATAATCAAGAATCACATCATAATCGTTAGTTTCAACAGATTTTGTATCAACAGATTCCATAGCTAATTTACACACATCTTCAGCTAATTTGTCACCATCCAGATCATAAAATCTTGAAGAGACAGAATCATATGCTGTAGCTACATTTCCTTTTTCTTCAATATTTACAGATAATCCAGCACCAAATCCAGTGCTTTTATCAGCAATTGAAACTCCATTTGAATTCAATATAATTGATTCTCCACGGCTTGCTGAAAATCCTGCTGAAGTTACTTCACATTTGGTTTCATTAGCTTTTGTTATGATATTATTCAGAAAATCAATAGTTTCATCCAAGTCTAAATTTTCAAATTTTTTATCATATAGTTTATCAATTTTATTTACTTTTTCTTCTTGTGAAAATGCATAATTTTTATCAGGATTATTTAATTTGGTATTTTCCAGAGCTTGCAGAGCAGTTTGATTAATTTTATTTAAATCTGAAGTGAATGCAAAGCCCATTTTATTGTCTTTCAATATTCTAATTCCAATTCCTTGGGTAATTTCTTCTTTTGCAAAATTTAATTCATCGTTTTTAGAATCAAGTTCTATTGTTTTTCCTGTACTGACATATACTTCATAATCATCACAGATTTTTTTAACTTCTTTTTCACATTTTTCAGCTATTTCATATATCATTTTATCAGCTCTATAATACAAATTTTTCAATAGCTTCCTTTACACCATCACCATAGCTGTTTGTGCAGATGTAATCACTATTTTTTTTTAAGGAATCTTCAGCATTTCCAACAGCTACCTTCATGCCTGCTTCTTTTAGAAATGCTTCATCGTTTTCACTGTCTCCCATAGCCATTACATTATTCATGTCAATGCCAATTTCATGGCAAAGATACTTTAGGGAACTTCCTTTATTTACTCTTTTGTCTGTAACATGTAGGGCAAATCCGCTATCGTATAATTCTATTTTATCTAAATATTCAAAGCCTTCCAAACCTTCTTCAAGCTCTTTTTTAGTTATAGTTTTGTAAAATACACTTTCAGTTAACCTGTACATATTGTCATTTGAAATGTGTTTATCAAATTTCGGACCTAATGTTTCTTTTAAGTGTTCATCAGCAGCAGTTACATAAGTTCTATCAACTATTGTTTTTATCTGGTTGTTGTTGTAATTTTCTTTGAATATTACGCCACCATTTTCACTTACTACTCCTCCACTAGCTCCAAGGAGTACTAATGTTGCATAAGCATAGGTTACAATATTTCCAGTTACGATAATTGTAGGAACTCCTGCATCTTCTGCTTTTCGTATAGATTCCATAGCTGAGTAACAAAG encodes the following:
- a CDS encoding TldD/PmbA family protein; the protein is MIYEIAEKCEKEVKKICDDYEVYVSTGKTIELDSKNDELNFAKEEITQGIGIRILKDNKMGFAFTSDLNKINQTALQALENTKLNNPDKNYAFSQEEKVNKIDKLYDKKFENLDLDETIDFLNNIITKANETKCEVTSAGFSASRGESIILNSNGVSIADKSTGFGAGLSVNIEEKGNVATAYDSVSSRFYDLDGDKLAEDVCKLAMESVDTKSVETNDYDVILDYYAATGLLSTFLAAFNGENVQRRRSILHDKMNSEIVSPNLSITNDATLEKGMYSAKCDGEGTVSKKTNLVENGVLKSFMYDIYTANKENTTSTGNGYRNSYLSTPSVSPSNIILDFDEKIGIGEIAQGVLTTSVLGAHTANPISGDFSVEASNAFKIENGEISYPINKAMISGNIFEILKKSEGVKSEIKQYGPFILPKILVHNLRVVGQH
- a CDS encoding phosphoglycolate phosphatase, producing MNIDAIAVDIDGTITDNKRRLCYSAMESIRKAEDAGVPTIIVTGNIVTYAYATLVLLGASGGVVSENGGVIFKENYNNNQIKTIVDRTYVTAADEHLKETLGPKFDKHISNDNMYRLTESVFYKTITKKELEEGLEGFEYLDKIELYDSGFALHVTDKRVNKGSSLKYLCHEIGIDMNNVMAMGDSENDEAFLKEAGMKVAVGNAEDSLKKNSDYICTNSYGDGVKEAIEKFVL